In Streptomyces sp. NBC_00306, a single genomic region encodes these proteins:
- a CDS encoding NAD(P)/FAD-dependent oxidoreductase: MRPTLKDISMSQPTSPRVAIVGAGVAGLSAAYHLRNRARITVFEREDRLGGHANTVEVEENGQTLGIDTAFVVFNRPAYTNLCEFFEELGVDAVEHRGAFNFFDLDTGLEYGTKELDMSEEEVSERYSEEFLTIWREARRFHTEGRKDFVRKKADIPLGEYLDRGGYSQAFRHSYVILLCSAVWSIPAELIWEMPASTAIAFFMGHDEGGLGGREVDWRTVGGGSISYVRKAIAAIGPEIRTGEPVTAIHQDDDGAVVTTARGSERFDYVVVGAHADEALALLDNPTERQTEVLSKVAYNGSTVILHTDPSVVPADRDRWEAWNYGKVEVDGRPRTYVAYYMNKLHGFTAEKDYFVTLDYPGEVDPETVIAEFPYTHPIIDVDVREMQKDIYNVNEGTRVKLCGSYFHAKRHGVDQIGSHEAGYSSGMEIAAQLISEL; encoded by the coding sequence ATGAGACCGACCCTGAAGGACATCTCCATGTCGCAGCCCACCAGTCCGCGTGTCGCCATCGTCGGAGCCGGTGTCGCCGGTCTCTCCGCCGCCTACCACCTGCGCAACCGCGCCCGGATCACCGTCTTCGAGCGGGAGGACCGCCTCGGCGGTCACGCCAACACCGTCGAGGTGGAGGAGAACGGCCAGACCCTCGGCATCGACACCGCGTTCGTCGTCTTCAACCGGCCCGCCTACACCAACCTCTGCGAGTTCTTCGAGGAGCTGGGCGTCGACGCGGTCGAGCACCGCGGCGCCTTCAACTTCTTCGACCTGGACACCGGCCTGGAGTACGGCACCAAGGAGCTCGACATGAGCGAGGAGGAGGTGTCCGAGCGCTACTCCGAGGAGTTCCTGACCATCTGGCGGGAGGCGCGGCGCTTCCACACCGAGGGCCGCAAGGACTTCGTGCGCAAGAAGGCCGACATCCCGCTCGGCGAGTACCTCGACCGCGGCGGCTACAGCCAGGCGTTCCGTCACTCCTACGTGATCCTGCTCTGCTCGGCGGTCTGGTCGATCCCCGCCGAGCTGATCTGGGAGATGCCCGCCAGCACCGCGATCGCGTTCTTCATGGGCCATGACGAGGGCGGCCTCGGCGGCCGCGAGGTGGACTGGCGGACGGTGGGCGGCGGTTCGATCTCCTATGTACGCAAGGCGATCGCCGCGATCGGTCCGGAGATCCGCACCGGCGAGCCGGTCACCGCGATCCACCAGGACGACGACGGTGCGGTGGTCACGACCGCCCGGGGCAGCGAGCGCTTCGACTACGTGGTGGTCGGCGCGCACGCCGACGAGGCGCTGGCCCTGCTGGACAACCCGACCGAGCGTCAGACGGAGGTGCTCTCCAAGGTCGCCTACAACGGCTCGACGGTGATCCTGCACACCGACCCGTCCGTGGTCCCGGCCGACCGCGACCGCTGGGAGGCCTGGAACTACGGCAAGGTCGAGGTGGACGGCCGGCCGAGGACGTATGTCGCCTACTACATGAACAAGCTGCACGGATTCACCGCGGAGAAGGACTACTTCGTCACGCTCGACTACCCGGGCGAGGTGGACCCGGAGACCGTCATCGCGGAATTCCCCTACACGCACCCGATCATCGACGTCGATGTCCGCGAGATGCAGAAGGACATCTACAACGTCAACGAGGGGACGCGGGTGAAGCTGTGCGGTTCCTATTTCCACGCCAAGCGCCACGGCGTGGACCAGATCGGCTCGCACGAGGCGGGTTACTCGTCGGGAATGGAGATCGCGGCGCAGCTCATCAGCGAGCTCTGA
- a CDS encoding 4'-phosphopantetheinyl transferase superfamily protein: MQPDPTFLWLLPERAVDDFATALGGTRLLTEGERAALGRRLTDGARRRYLGARLLCRYALSARTGRPVDRWRFRLGEHGRPEAEPDPEGVRFNLSHTEGLIACVVTQGRGCGVDVGPTPSPAELVTQLGRRLAPAERAALAASPAGVRGALAGELWVLKEAYLKALGTGLSRSLGGFSFGPRVDGRIAVHDPQQPAGTDSRWWFDLLYPGPGHVVAVATEDGHPGALRRTDLSDLSLSDISCV; this comes from the coding sequence ATGCAACCCGACCCGACGTTCCTGTGGCTGCTGCCCGAGCGCGCGGTGGACGACTTCGCCACCGCCCTCGGCGGCACCCGGCTGCTCACGGAAGGGGAACGGGCCGCGCTCGGCCGGCGGCTCACCGACGGTGCACGGCGCCGGTACCTCGGGGCGCGGCTGCTGTGCCGCTACGCGCTCAGCGCCCGCACCGGCCGGCCGGTGGACCGGTGGCGCTTCCGGCTCGGCGAGCACGGGCGGCCCGAGGCCGAACCGGACCCGGAGGGCGTGCGGTTCAACCTCTCGCACACCGAGGGGCTGATCGCCTGTGTCGTCACCCAGGGCCGCGGGTGCGGTGTCGACGTCGGTCCCACCCCCTCGCCGGCCGAGCTGGTGACACAGCTGGGCCGCCGGCTCGCCCCGGCCGAACGCGCCGCGCTCGCCGCCTCGCCGGCAGGTGTGCGCGGCGCGCTCGCCGGTGAGCTGTGGGTGCTGAAGGAGGCCTATCTCAAGGCCCTGGGCACCGGGCTGTCCCGGAGCCTCGGCGGGTTCTCCTTCGGCCCCCGCGTCGACGGCCGTATCGCCGTCCACGACCCGCAGCAGCCGGCGGGCACCGACTCCCGGTGGTGGTTCGACCTGCTCTACCCCGGCCCCGGACACGTGGTGGCCGTCGCCACCGAGGACGGGCACCCCGGGGCCCTGCGCCGCACCGACCTCTCCGACCTCTCGCTCTCCGACATCTCATGCGTATGA
- a CDS encoding acyl-CoA dehydrogenase family protein, which produces MSQADLTALAAELEKYLGDPFDDGSRMSFRRVMDHDEHEEYPYGFVSQLRRWSVHEYSLPAEQGGRAGNVETGFNLMRLVARRDASTATSLVITNLSFMPLWIAGTEEQKRTAIERMKRGGGLSWGLSEREHGSDLIANEMFAEKVDGGWELTGEKWLIGNATVADTMIVYARTGKRNGPAAYSIFIVDKWELAPDAAEELPVEKLHGLRALDLSGLRLRRAFVPDSALVGAEGQGLEIALKATQVARSVIGSLPLSAVDTGLRLTLDFTEGRVIFGGTVSDVPYSRRQLTEAFADLMIADAMSLGAVRCLQAAPEQLSVWSSAVKYLVPTLLERTMSQLNTVLGARFFLRDHPHYGPYQKMLRDLLVANIADGNTVVNLRNLGQQLDGLLTTAREASPEIRKAAAVRAETLFGMDRELPVYEPWKQELFSRGMDDAVLAAPDGLRRLRALAEKADGTERDRLERAADVAEELLDRAGPLADSATALKADLGRAYGQSAELFELSKEYCLLHATAACVLTFVHSHGALESPLPSGALLLLQLERLRRHLYPHESITDQSVVDEVMEVLRRLHREDRLFSHWQFQLAKRAGDLSAARL; this is translated from the coding sequence ATGTCCCAGGCCGATCTCACCGCACTGGCCGCAGAGCTCGAGAAGTACCTCGGCGACCCGTTCGACGACGGCAGCCGGATGTCCTTCCGCCGCGTGATGGACCACGACGAGCACGAGGAGTACCCCTACGGCTTCGTCAGCCAGCTGCGCCGCTGGAGCGTCCATGAGTACTCGCTGCCCGCCGAACAGGGCGGCCGGGCGGGCAACGTGGAGACCGGGTTCAACCTGATGCGTCTCGTGGCCCGCCGCGACGCCTCCACCGCCACCTCCCTGGTGATCACCAACCTCAGCTTCATGCCGCTGTGGATCGCCGGCACCGAGGAGCAGAAGCGCACGGCGATCGAGCGGATGAAGCGGGGCGGCGGCCTGTCCTGGGGACTGTCGGAGCGCGAACACGGCAGTGACCTGATCGCCAACGAGATGTTCGCCGAGAAGGTCGACGGCGGCTGGGAACTCACCGGCGAGAAGTGGCTGATCGGCAACGCCACCGTCGCCGACACGATGATCGTGTACGCCCGTACCGGCAAGCGCAACGGCCCCGCGGCGTACTCCATCTTCATCGTCGACAAGTGGGAGCTCGCCCCGGACGCCGCCGAGGAACTGCCCGTCGAGAAGCTGCACGGTCTGCGCGCGCTCGACCTCAGCGGGCTGCGCCTGCGGCGGGCCTTCGTCCCCGACTCCGCACTGGTCGGCGCCGAGGGCCAGGGCCTGGAGATCGCCCTCAAGGCCACCCAGGTGGCGCGCAGTGTGATCGGCAGCCTCCCGCTGTCGGCCGTCGACACCGGTCTGCGGCTGACCCTGGACTTCACCGAGGGCCGGGTGATCTTCGGCGGCACGGTCAGCGACGTCCCCTACAGCCGCCGTCAGCTGACCGAGGCGTTCGCGGACCTGATGATCGCGGATGCGATGAGTCTGGGCGCGGTGCGCTGCCTCCAGGCCGCGCCGGAGCAGCTCAGCGTGTGGTCGTCGGCCGTCAAGTACCTGGTGCCGACGCTGCTGGAGAGAACCATGTCCCAGCTCAACACGGTCCTCGGAGCCCGCTTCTTCCTGCGCGACCACCCGCACTACGGCCCGTACCAGAAGATGCTGCGCGATCTGCTCGTCGCCAACATCGCCGACGGGAACACCGTGGTGAACCTCCGCAACCTGGGCCAGCAGCTGGACGGACTGCTGACCACGGCACGCGAAGCCTCACCCGAGATCCGTAAAGCAGCGGCGGTGCGCGCCGAGACCCTCTTCGGCATGGACCGTGAATTGCCCGTGTACGAGCCCTGGAAGCAGGAGCTGTTCAGCCGCGGTATGGACGACGCCGTGCTGGCCGCGCCCGACGGTCTGCGCCGGCTGCGGGCCCTGGCGGAGAAGGCCGACGGCACCGAGCGGGACCGCCTGGAGCGCGCGGCCGACGTGGCCGAGGAACTCCTCGACCGGGCGGGCCCGCTGGCCGACAGCGCGACGGCGCTCAAGGCCGACCTGGGGCGGGCGTACGGACAGTCGGCCGAGCTGTTCGAACTGTCCAAGGAGTACTGCCTGTTGCACGCCACCGCGGCGTGCGTGCTCACCTTCGTCCACTCGCACGGGGCGCTGGAGAGCCCGCTGCCGAGCGGCGCCCTCCTGCTGCTCCAGCTGGAACGGCTGCGCCGGCATCTGTACCCGCACGAATCGATCACGGACCAGTCCGTCGTCGACGAGGTGATGGAGGTGCTGCGCCGGCTCCACCGGGAGGACCGGCTGTTCTCGCACTGGCAGTTCCAGCTCGCCAAGCGCGCCGGTGATCTCTCCGCCGCCCGCCTCTGA
- a CDS encoding acyl-CoA dehydrogenase family protein, giving the protein MSPLTPEQLEELLGDPGDDTNPHGFTAAVERDERDEFPTALCDALVGAGFHLNYLPKEWGGTFESFDRSLTLVRSAARRDVNIMPGTMFSIIAATCLQLHGTAEQQRRAAEILCRGGAVAFALTEAEHGSDLLSGDVRLSDGVLDGEKWMVGLGMRCEAVYVVARTGGRGPAAFSAVLLDLADVPEGQLERVPAVRTGGMRGIDLARMRFTGLRVPDGALVGRLGEGLEAAVKAQQAVRLMSMAGSLGIADSAVRLALDFASVRRVGRAVLTESPHPRRDLAVAAAALLAADVVALTAARGVHVLPEVFSVWAPAAKHVVAESCDELIRRCGTVLATRSVLREGERGAGLFQKLQRDSGVVRVIDSSTLANLRSYAGQLPTLTEGGAAPDPEALAAVYTLGADLPAYETDRLDMFARGADPVLAGLPDAAVTVAELVEDEQTGALLRQLAQAVAGLGELTRAAQQRGADPNALVDAAERYAWLHAAASCVHLWHANRDRSLYGTTPGSAGWLGATLGYLLARADGVDPRRHGAVLTPALDAVATLRETDQLFTALPVRLAPTR; this is encoded by the coding sequence ATGAGCCCGCTGACCCCCGAGCAGCTGGAGGAGCTGCTCGGCGACCCCGGGGACGACACCAACCCGCACGGTTTCACGGCGGCCGTCGAACGCGACGAGCGGGACGAGTTCCCCACCGCGCTGTGCGACGCGCTCGTCGGCGCCGGGTTCCATCTGAACTACCTGCCCAAGGAGTGGGGCGGCACGTTCGAGTCCTTCGACCGCAGCCTCACCCTGGTGCGCTCCGCGGCCCGCCGGGACGTCAACATCATGCCCGGCACGATGTTCAGCATCATCGCCGCGACCTGCCTCCAGCTGCACGGCACCGCCGAGCAGCAGCGCCGGGCCGCGGAGATCCTCTGCCGAGGCGGCGCGGTGGCCTTCGCGCTCACCGAGGCCGAGCACGGCAGCGATCTGCTGTCCGGCGACGTACGCCTGTCGGACGGGGTGCTGGACGGCGAGAAGTGGATGGTCGGCCTGGGCATGCGCTGCGAGGCGGTCTATGTGGTCGCCCGCACCGGCGGCCGCGGTCCCGCCGCCTTCTCGGCGGTGCTGCTGGACCTGGCGGACGTGCCCGAGGGGCAGTTGGAGCGGGTTCCCGCCGTACGCACCGGCGGGATGCGCGGCATCGACCTCGCCCGGATGCGCTTCACCGGGCTGCGCGTGCCGGACGGCGCGCTCGTCGGGCGGCTGGGCGAGGGCCTGGAGGCCGCCGTCAAGGCGCAGCAGGCCGTACGGCTGATGAGCATGGCCGGCAGTCTCGGCATCGCCGACAGCGCCGTACGCCTGGCGCTGGACTTCGCCTCCGTCCGCAGGGTCGGCCGCGCGGTCCTCACCGAGTCGCCGCACCCCCGGCGCGATCTGGCGGTCGCCGCGGCCGCGCTGCTGGCGGCGGACGTGGTGGCCCTGACCGCGGCGCGCGGCGTCCATGTGCTGCCCGAGGTGTTCAGCGTCTGGGCGCCGGCCGCCAAGCACGTCGTGGCCGAGTCCTGCGACGAACTGATCCGCCGCTGCGGCACGGTGCTCGCGACCCGCTCCGTCCTGCGCGAGGGCGAACGCGGTGCCGGGCTCTTCCAGAAGCTCCAGCGGGACTCCGGCGTGGTCCGCGTGATCGACTCCAGCACGCTCGCCAATCTGCGCTCGTACGCGGGGCAGTTGCCCACCCTCACCGAGGGTGGGGCCGCGCCCGATCCCGAGGCGCTGGCCGCGGTCTACACCCTCGGCGCGGACCTGCCGGCGTACGAGACGGACCGGCTCGACATGTTCGCCCGGGGCGCCGACCCGGTCCTCGCCGGACTCCCGGACGCCGCCGTGACGGTGGCCGAGCTGGTCGAGGACGAGCAGACCGGCGCCCTGCTGCGGCAGTTGGCACAGGCCGTGGCCGGACTCGGGGAGCTGACGCGCGCCGCGCAGCAGCGCGGCGCCGACCCCAACGCGCTGGTGGACGCAGCCGAACGGTACGCCTGGCTGCACGCCGCCGCGTCCTGCGTCCATCTGTGGCACGCCAACCGCGACCGGTCGCTGTACGGCACGACACCCGGCTCCGCCGGCTGGCTGGGCGCCACGCTCGGCTACCTCCTCGCCCGTGCCGACGGTGTCGACCCCCGTCGGCACGGGGCCGTCCTGACACCGGCGCTCGACGCCGTCGCGACGCTGCGGGAGACCGACCAGCTGTTCACCGCCCTGCCCGTGCGGCTGGCGCCGACCCGATAG
- a CDS encoding PfaD family polyunsaturated fatty acid/polyketide biosynthesis protein yields MSIRDTPLRWSGERYPSTDPAGIYNALADLDRPCFIVVTPEGIGAVSGGAVTSGSDTAGLPLLAAAQPLPPQRLGSAAFLAAHGVHQPYMAGAMAGGIASADMVVALAREGFLASYGAAGLLPGTIEKALGRFAAEIPGLPYAVNLIHSPSEDRLEREAVELFLRHGVRCVEASAYMDLTPHVVRYRLAGLYREADGTVVAANRLIAKISRSETAERFMRPAPATLVSALLDQGLITHDQAALAHHVPLADDITVEADSGGHTDRRPLPALLPTILRLRDTVQREHRYTVPIRVGAGGGLGTPVAVAAAFAMGAAYVVTGSVNQSCLESGASTASKAMLAEAGIADCEMAPAADMFEMGVDLQVLKKGTLFPMRAKKLYQLYQAHDGIESIPAADRAKLEQQVFRRPLEDVWQECVGYFERRDPEQLARAAGNPKRRMALVFRWYLGMSSRWAVTGDTDRAMDYQIWCGPAMGSFNDWVTGSYLKTPGNRRVADVAHHLMLGAAFHTRLAQLRSSGVHIPATAGDYRPVPLETPAHDSPAGMR; encoded by the coding sequence ATGAGTATTCGCGACACCCCTCTCCGGTGGTCCGGAGAGCGGTACCCCAGTACGGACCCGGCGGGGATCTACAACGCCCTGGCCGATCTCGACCGGCCCTGTTTCATCGTCGTCACCCCGGAAGGGATCGGTGCCGTCTCCGGCGGCGCCGTGACCTCCGGCTCCGACACCGCCGGGCTGCCGCTGCTCGCCGCCGCCCAGCCGCTGCCGCCGCAGCGGCTGGGGTCGGCCGCCTTCCTCGCCGCGCACGGCGTGCACCAGCCGTACATGGCCGGTGCCATGGCCGGCGGCATCGCCTCGGCCGACATGGTCGTCGCCCTCGCCCGGGAAGGCTTCCTCGCCTCCTACGGCGCGGCCGGTCTGCTGCCCGGCACGATCGAGAAGGCGCTCGGCCGGTTCGCCGCCGAGATCCCGGGACTGCCGTACGCGGTCAACCTCATCCACAGCCCCAGCGAGGACCGGCTGGAGCGGGAGGCCGTCGAGCTGTTCCTGCGGCACGGGGTGCGGTGCGTGGAGGCGTCCGCCTACATGGATCTCACCCCGCACGTGGTGCGCTACCGGCTCGCGGGTCTGTACCGCGAGGCGGACGGCACGGTCGTCGCCGCCAACCGGCTGATCGCCAAGATCTCCCGGTCCGAGACGGCCGAGCGGTTCATGCGCCCCGCCCCGGCCACCCTCGTCAGCGCCCTGCTGGACCAAGGGCTGATCACTCACGACCAGGCAGCGCTCGCCCACCATGTGCCGCTGGCCGACGACATCACGGTGGAGGCCGACTCGGGCGGTCACACCGACCGCCGGCCGCTGCCCGCGCTGCTGCCGACGATCCTGCGGCTGCGCGACACGGTCCAGCGGGAGCACCGGTACACCGTGCCGATCCGGGTCGGGGCCGGCGGCGGCCTCGGCACCCCCGTCGCGGTGGCGGCCGCCTTCGCGATGGGCGCCGCCTATGTCGTGACCGGGTCGGTGAACCAGTCCTGCCTGGAGTCCGGTGCGTCCACGGCCTCCAAGGCGATGCTCGCCGAGGCGGGCATCGCCGACTGCGAGATGGCGCCCGCGGCGGACATGTTCGAGATGGGCGTGGACCTCCAGGTGCTCAAGAAGGGCACCCTCTTCCCGATGCGGGCCAAGAAGCTCTACCAGCTCTACCAGGCCCACGACGGCATCGAGTCCATCCCGGCCGCCGACCGCGCCAAGCTCGAACAGCAGGTCTTCCGGCGCCCGTTGGAGGACGTGTGGCAGGAGTGCGTCGGCTACTTCGAGCGGCGCGACCCGGAGCAGCTCGCCCGCGCGGCCGGCAACCCCAAGCGCCGGATGGCGCTCGTCTTCCGCTGGTACCTCGGCATGTCCTCGCGCTGGGCGGTCACCGGTGACACGGACCGGGCGATGGACTACCAGATCTGGTGCGGCCCGGCGATGGGCAGCTTCAACGACTGGGTGACCGGCAGCTATCTGAAGACACCGGGCAACCGCCGGGTCGCCGACGTCGCCCACCACCTGATGCTCGGCGCCGCGTTCCACACCCGGCTGGCCCAGCTGCGCAGCTCCGGGGTGCACATCCCCGCCACGGCCGGCGACTACCGCCCGGTCCCGCTGGAGACCCCGGCCCACGACTCCCCGGCGGGCATGCGATGA